The region TATAATTCATGGCCTTTAAATATTTATTAATCTGAGAGGTATAAACTTTTTCACCAGGATAAATATCCTCACCGATAATATCAACATATTCATCTCCCGGATACCATTCCTTATCCTGCCCATTCCATAGCCAGATTAAGTTATTTAGCCCGTATTCGTTTGTTAGTTTTTCATATAATAATATGTACAATTTCTTATAGGCTTCTGCACCTTTGGCTCCCCACCAAAACCACCCACCGCTTGCTTCATGTAACGGTCTCCATAAAATAGGCACATCTGCTTCTTTTAGTTTAAGTAGTTCTTTTGCAATGGCATCAATATCATTCATCAACAATTGATATCCTTCATCATCCTGACCGTTCATAATCTTAACCAAATCTATGTTTGTTTCTTCCGTATAAAAACCACGATACCATGTTCCAGTTAGATATTTCGTTGGTGCATTCCAGTGCCAGCAGAATGTAACAATACCGCCTTTTTCATCAAATTCCATGGCATATTGGATAGCTTTCGAACTGCTACCTTTTTCTACTCTTGATGAAGTATAATCTATAAGATCAAGACCTAGAACTGCTGGAAATTTCCCTTCTGTTGTTTTCCATATTGCAGAAATTTCTGTTCCATACATTCCTTTCTCACAATATTGACCAGATAAAAACTTTTTACCGTAGATATCGGTTAAATAACTCATCAATCTCTTTGTACGATCACTAGCGTTTTGATTTACTAATGTTGCAGGAACTTCATAGATACTCGTATCTAGTTCTATGGAGGATGTTACTATTAATTTATCCACGACAACCCACCCCCAGAATTTTGATAGCTTAATGTTATGAGTTCCATTTGTAAGAAATATTCTTTCTAATTTCGAATCTGAGAATTTGCTTTGATCGGTTACTGCTACACCAACATTTTCATCATCTACTAAAACATAATTTTCTTTGTATCCACCAAGCGCTGCACTAATGAAGTTTAGATCATAAAAACCATCTTCCTCTATCGTAAGCTTAAATTCACAATAATCACTGTCATCTTCGAATCCGCTAATGTATCCTGTTCCTGAAAATCCACTTTTGCTACTTTCTATCTTTACATTTCCACTAAGTACAGCATCTTCCGCTTCAAGTTCAATCGGTATCATAGTAGGTGATAGTGTAGTAAAGGGTAAAACTGTACTTGGGGTATCTGTGCATGCAGCATCTGTATTTACTGTTTCTGTATTTACGACTTCTGTGTCTACAACAACATCTTTTGGATTACTACTCTCTCCTGATGTTCCAGGTGATGTACATCCGTTTACAGATAAACCAAGCAGCAAACACATTAGATAGAAGCCTTGCTTTCTCATACTAAAATCATCCCTTCGGTTATGTATCGTTAGACTTTGGTTATTTAAGCAGGAATAAGGAACATTGTTTTTCTTACAGTTATGCATTTCTATTGTGTCTAATGGTGCATTTAATAGTGCGTTTGTTTACCCTTAATATTACATTATTTTCCTCTTGTATATGCATTATAACATATGAATTTTTAAGACACAAGCATATATTGTAATATATGTACAATAGTTTTATTAATAAAACATCTTTTTAATCTATTTTTACAATTTATAATTTTTAATAAATATTGCATTTTTTCATTCAATAATATATTCTAGCACATAAATGCTCTATATTTGCGCACCATTCGACCAATTCTCAATATAATAGAGTTTTTAAGCTAACATCCTATCTAAAAAATTGTTCTAAGATTTGTCTTTGTTCTTTTAATTGATTGTTATTTCCTTTCATCTTGAAAAAAAGCATGCTTTGACATGGGATAATATATATTTTCGATTAAGCAGAAAGGAATGACGAGATGATATGACAATGTTATAATATTAATATATCAAAAGATAGAAAAATATTTTTAAAGGAGAACATTAAATGGATAAGGCAAATCAATATAAAATTTCGACCGAAACGAAATATATAAAAGATTATCAAAGTGAGCATTATCGGGCTATTATTGCAGATGATAAAAACCGTAATATTAGAACTGGGACAGAGTGGTTTTTCTCAGAAGAACAAGCATTGGCAGATGGAGAACGCATGTTAGCAGATTCGGAGGCTGGTGCTAAATTAATTTTAAAAGGAGAACATGGTAGACAAGTAAGACAAGCGCTTTTAAACCGAGATTCCTATTTACATACAGTACTCAACACAAATAATTGTTGGAAAACATTAGAAGTTTTGAAGATAACACATAAAAAGGGTGTTATAAAATAAAATGTGTAGTTGAGAAAGGAAAAAGTCAAAAAGTATGCAATAAAACATTATATATTAGAAAAGGATATAATGATTTTGAACAATTAATAAGTTGTTTTGAGTATCTTTTAGACTGCTCTACAACAATAAATTCTAACTTGTAATGTTTTTACTTTTGCCTGTTACCGTCGAAGTGGTGCCGGATAGATCCCCATGATTTTCCGAGCATTCCAGCTTGCAGAAATGCGAAGTCAGGCGAGTATCAAAGATATTTCACAGCCACAATTAAGTAAGTATCAACCGATAGCAAAAGTGCTGGAAATGCCGATAAATAATCGATATTTTCACTTTTGAAAACTTATGAAAGATAATCAGAAAGTTGATTCTATTTTAAGACAAAAAACTAACCAGAAACAGTCTTATGACATAATGTTTCTGATTAGTTGTAAACAATTATCATTTATTTTCAAGATTGCGCATTGAAGACATTCTTATGATTGGTTGTGTCTCTATACTT is a window of Lachnoclostridium phytofermentans ISDg DNA encoding:
- a CDS encoding glycosyl hydrolase, whose product is MRKQGFYLMCLLLGLSVNGCTSPGTSGESSNPKDVVVDTEVVNTETVNTDAACTDTPSTVLPFTTLSPTMIPIELEAEDAVLSGNVKIESSKSGFSGTGYISGFEDDSDYCEFKLTIEEDGFYDLNFISAALGGYKENYVLVDDENVGVAVTDQSKFSDSKLERIFLTNGTHNIKLSKFWGWVVVDKLIVTSSIELDTSIYEVPATLVNQNASDRTKRLMSYLTDIYGKKFLSGQYCEKGMYGTEISAIWKTTEGKFPAVLGLDLIDYTSSRVEKGSSSKAIQYAMEFDEKGGIVTFCWHWNAPTKYLTGTWYRGFYTEETNIDLVKIMNGQDDEGYQLLMNDIDAIAKELLKLKEADVPILWRPLHEASGGWFWWGAKGAEAYKKLYILLYEKLTNEYGLNNLIWLWNGQDKEWYPGDEYVDIIGEDIYPGEKVYTSQINKYLKAMNYTQAKKMVVLSENGCLFDPDLAIRDGAMWGFFATWGGEFVTKSALINWLSEQYTEEYMVKKVYAHDSVITLDKLPDLKNYPIYE